A genome region from Streptomyces pratensis includes the following:
- a CDS encoding S8 family serine peptidase, with product MRAMPRARVRSRRRPRASAVATTLLMTVTATAAGALSAVPATADSVSLPVVRSVLAEDENCASVSSEKARAEPWTLRALGVTRARSLSQGEGTTVAVVDTGVAEGAPALSGRVTALGQAGEDCVGHGTFAAGLIAATPGDDGGPAGLAPRTRILAVRGTGERGETTVGQVADGIRQAADEGASVIYVAAALDSGKSQLTDAVAYASGKDALVVAPVAPDALPRNTEPAPWYWPASAPGVLAVMDYGPDGGRPTDAPLVSGADLAAPGDAVVSIGPKGAGHFIGSGSSFAAAHVAGAAALVRARYPDLTAAEVSRRLTKAAYPAAPPRLDPYAALTTVLTGAKGRTPQPERAVVPPPPATEPRTRALVVAALGGGLVLLVAAGAVVIPRGRARNWRPAGS from the coding sequence ATGCGCGCCATGCCCCGTGCACGAGTTCGCTCCCGCCGCCGCCCCCGGGCCTCGGCCGTGGCCACCACCCTGCTGATGACCGTGACCGCCACCGCGGCGGGTGCCCTCTCGGCCGTGCCCGCCACGGCCGACTCCGTGAGCCTGCCGGTCGTGCGCTCCGTCCTCGCGGAGGACGAGAACTGCGCCTCGGTCTCGAGCGAGAAGGCCAGGGCCGAGCCCTGGACGCTGAGGGCTCTGGGCGTGACCCGCGCGAGGTCGCTCTCCCAGGGCGAAGGGACGACGGTGGCGGTCGTGGACACGGGAGTCGCCGAGGGTGCGCCCGCGCTGTCGGGACGGGTGACGGCGCTCGGGCAGGCCGGCGAGGACTGCGTCGGGCACGGTACGTTCGCGGCCGGGCTGATCGCGGCGACGCCCGGCGACGACGGAGGCCCTGCGGGGCTGGCGCCACGGACACGGATTCTGGCCGTACGGGGCACGGGCGAGCGCGGCGAGACCACGGTGGGCCAGGTCGCCGACGGAATACGCCAGGCGGCGGACGAGGGCGCCTCCGTCATCTACGTCGCCGCGGCCCTGGACAGCGGCAAGTCACAGCTGACGGACGCGGTCGCGTACGCGAGCGGCAAGGACGCGCTGGTGGTGGCCCCGGTGGCACCGGACGCGCTGCCGAGGAACACGGAGCCCGCGCCCTGGTACTGGCCCGCGTCGGCGCCGGGCGTGCTCGCCGTGATGGACTACGGCCCGGACGGAGGACGGCCCACCGACGCACCCCTGGTGAGCGGAGCGGACCTGGCCGCGCCCGGCGACGCGGTGGTGAGCATCGGCCCGAAGGGCGCGGGCCACTTCATCGGCTCGGGCTCCTCGTTCGCCGCCGCACACGTCGCGGGGGCGGCGGCGCTGGTGCGGGCGCGCTACCCGGACCTGACGGCCGCCGAGGTGTCGCGTCGGCTGACGAAGGCGGCGTACCCGGCGGCACCGCCACGGCTCGACCCGTACGCCGCCCTGACGACCGTACTGACGGGCGCCAAGGGCCGTACGCCCCAGCCGGAACGAGCGGTTGTCCCGCCCCCGCCGGCGACGGAGCCGCGCACCCGCGCCCTGGTGGTGGCGGCCCTGGGCGGCGGGCTGGTGCTGCTGGTGGCGGCGGGCGCGGTGGTGATCCCGCGCGGACGTGCACGGAACTGGCGCCCGGCGGGCAGCTGA